Proteins from a single region of Pseudarthrobacter sp. NIBRBAC000502772:
- a CDS encoding DUF2207 domain-containing protein, which yields MALLARRSGQYLKLANAGLITAAVGLILLFTGALIQTVFFAGDFPGMPYFVIPGLLAIIAGLLMIGVFILRSGVLPRWLGIVFVVSTVALLAANEQTPAVLLAIPFGLAMVAAGYYMWVGAAVMQPPLPEAAG from the coding sequence ATGGCACTCCTTGCACGGCGATCCGGCCAGTACCTCAAGCTTGCGAACGCTGGCCTGATTACGGCCGCCGTTGGTCTCATCCTGCTGTTTACGGGAGCGCTCATCCAGACGGTATTCTTCGCCGGCGACTTCCCAGGGATGCCCTATTTTGTCATCCCCGGGCTGCTGGCTATCATCGCAGGCCTCCTGATGATCGGGGTCTTCATTCTCCGTTCAGGTGTTCTTCCACGATGGCTCGGGATCGTCTTCGTGGTCAGCACTGTCGCGTTGCTGGCAGCCAATGAACAAACACCTGCTGTCCTGCTCGCCATACCTTTTGGGCTCGCCATGGTGGCTGCCGGCTACTACATGTGGGTAGGGGCGGCAGTTATGCAGCCGCCCCTGCCAGAAGCTGCTGGATAG
- a CDS encoding DeoR/GlpR family DNA-binding transcription regulator, whose translation MLSANARREEIYHLALTTGLASVEELSARFEVTASTIRRDLALLNGQGRLARTYGGAMALGAHPEASLRQRTGEAFEQKHAIARWAASVIRPGENILLDAGSTVGALAHELRGFDRLSVTTPGINTMQELAESDGIEVDCLGGRLRSLSQSFVGPLAEAALERMSFDRVFLGADAVTAEDGICEADHAQTRLKELMARRGNSVYVLADSSKLGLRPFHAWARLALPWTLVTDDGADPGQVQKFRDARVTVEVAEVLPGG comes from the coding sequence ATGCTGTCGGCAAATGCCAGGCGCGAAGAAATTTACCATCTGGCGCTCACCACCGGCCTGGCCTCCGTGGAGGAACTGTCCGCCCGGTTCGAGGTCACGGCCTCCACCATCCGCCGCGACCTGGCGCTCCTGAACGGGCAGGGCCGGCTGGCCCGCACGTACGGCGGCGCCATGGCCCTGGGCGCCCACCCCGAAGCATCGCTCCGGCAGCGCACCGGCGAGGCGTTTGAGCAGAAGCACGCCATTGCCCGCTGGGCGGCATCCGTGATCCGGCCCGGGGAGAACATCCTGCTCGACGCCGGCTCCACCGTGGGTGCCCTGGCCCACGAACTGCGGGGGTTTGATCGGTTGTCCGTGACGACGCCGGGCATCAACACCATGCAGGAACTGGCCGAGTCCGACGGCATCGAAGTGGACTGCCTGGGTGGCCGGCTGCGGAGCCTGAGCCAGAGCTTCGTGGGCCCGCTCGCCGAGGCCGCCCTGGAACGGATGAGCTTTGACCGGGTGTTCCTTGGCGCCGACGCCGTCACCGCCGAGGACGGCATCTGCGAGGCCGACCACGCTCAGACCCGGCTCAAGGAGCTCATGGCCCGCCGTGGCAACAGCGTCTACGTCCTGGCCGACTCCTCCAAACTTGGCCTGCGCCCCTTCCACGCGTGGGCGAGGCTCGCGCTGCCCTGGACGCTGGTCACGGACGACGGCGCCGACCCGGGTCAGGTGCAGAAGTTCCGTGACGCGAGGGTCACGGTAGAGGTGGCTGAGGTACTGCCCGGCGGTTGA